The following are from one region of the Pseudohongiella spirulinae genome:
- the ihfB gene encoding integration host factor subunit beta, with product MTKSELIERIAAKQAQLSAKDCEFAVKAIIEYMSEALSDGGRIEIRGFGSFSLHYRVPRIGRNPKTGTPVSLSGKYVPHFKPGKELRDRVNSTMQQ from the coding sequence ATGACAAAGTCAGAACTTATCGAGAGAATTGCAGCAAAACAGGCACAGCTTTCAGCTAAAGACTGTGAATTTGCGGTAAAAGCGATTATCGAGTACATGTCAGAGGCTTTGTCTGATGGTGGTCGCATTGAAATCCGGGGTTTTGGCAGCTTTTCACTGCACTACCGGGTGCCGAGAATCGGGCGCAACCCGAAGACCGGCACCCCGGTCAGCCTGAGTGGAAAGTATGTTCCGCATTTCAAGCCAGGCAAGGAGCTACGCGATCGTGTCAACAGCACGATGCAGCAGTAA
- a CDS encoding polysaccharide biosynthesis protein, with amino-acid sequence MNLYTVPISRNVKQALLMVADALMLALAAWLAFNMLGIRLEMPTDQAVVYFALAAVISVAAFYRIGLYRALLLYMGLQSGFIVVQGVAIAALLFGAVYYLILDPPSPNNAIVPIFWMIALLFVGGSRFIAKLALQSLIQNFRPKEPVIIYGAGSSGMQLVAALLNGNQYLPVAFVDDSRHIIGSIVNGVRVYSPASLPDLINNFSVRQVLLAMPSVTHATRKSILNRLEHLPVHVKTVPELFDMRSGRLHVDQVRDIDIEDLLGRDIVPPDPELMGACISGRSVMVTGAAGSIGSELCRQIIALRPQRLILLDSFEFGLYDLELELQGMRDSSADTEIVAMLGNVCNRSLMDAVINRFSIETVYHVAAYKQVPMVEKNVVEGVYNNIFGTVVAAQAAQAAAVRDFVLISTDKAVRPTNVMGATKRFAEQILQALAATQSNTCFSMVRFGNVLGSSGSVVPLFRRQIAEGGPVTVTHPEVTRYFMTVEEAAQLVIQAGSMASGGEVFVLDMHDPIRIVDLARKMIHLMGYDVKDENAHRGDIAIEYSGLRPGEKLFEELLIGESVTGTDHPKIMRAEEGFLPWEHLQPMLDELHQACQNLDLLRIRELLIEAVDGFEPISLKDDPLWTVPDQVVELPAVSGTVTAKVKSAKVTPLHKRS; translated from the coding sequence ATGAATCTGTATACAGTACCGATTTCGCGGAATGTCAAGCAGGCGCTGCTGATGGTGGCAGATGCGCTGATGCTCGCACTTGCGGCCTGGCTGGCGTTTAACATGCTGGGTATCAGGCTTGAGATGCCGACTGACCAGGCCGTGGTTTATTTCGCTTTGGCCGCTGTGATCAGTGTCGCGGCTTTTTACCGGATTGGTCTTTACCGGGCCTTGCTGCTTTACATGGGGTTACAGTCCGGCTTCATTGTTGTTCAGGGTGTTGCGATTGCAGCCCTGCTGTTTGGCGCAGTTTACTACCTGATACTTGATCCGCCTTCGCCCAATAATGCGATTGTCCCCATATTCTGGATGATCGCTCTGCTGTTTGTCGGTGGTAGTCGATTTATCGCCAAGCTGGCCCTGCAAAGTCTGATTCAGAATTTTCGCCCCAAAGAGCCGGTGATAATTTACGGTGCCGGTAGTTCCGGGATGCAGTTGGTGGCGGCCTTGCTGAACGGTAATCAATACCTGCCGGTGGCCTTTGTAGATGACAGCCGCCATATCATTGGCAGCATTGTGAATGGGGTGCGGGTATATAGTCCGGCATCTTTACCTGATCTGATCAATAATTTTTCTGTGCGGCAGGTTCTGCTGGCCATGCCTTCCGTGACCCACGCGACCCGCAAATCGATTCTTAACAGGCTGGAGCACCTGCCTGTGCACGTCAAAACCGTCCCGGAGCTTTTCGACATGCGTTCGGGAAGATTGCACGTCGACCAGGTGCGCGACATCGATATTGAGGATCTGCTGGGGCGAGACATTGTGCCGCCGGACCCGGAGCTGATGGGTGCCTGTATCAGCGGTCGCTCGGTGATGGTAACCGGGGCAGCCGGTTCCATCGGGTCTGAGTTGTGCCGCCAGATTATTGCTCTTAGACCACAACGGCTGATACTGCTGGACAGCTTTGAGTTTGGTCTTTATGACCTTGAGCTGGAGCTTCAGGGCATGCGCGATTCAAGCGCCGACACCGAAATCGTGGCGATGCTGGGCAATGTATGCAACCGGTCCCTGATGGATGCGGTAATCAATCGATTCAGTATTGAGACGGTCTATCATGTGGCGGCTTATAAGCAAGTTCCCATGGTTGAGAAAAATGTTGTGGAGGGCGTCTACAATAATATCTTTGGCACGGTGGTGGCAGCGCAGGCGGCTCAGGCTGCGGCGGTTCGTGACTTCGTATTGATTTCAACTGACAAGGCCGTGCGTCCGACAAATGTTATGGGGGCAACTAAACGTTTTGCAGAGCAAATACTGCAGGCACTGGCTGCGACTCAGAGTAATACCTGCTTCAGCATGGTGCGCTTTGGCAATGTACTGGGTTCGTCCGGGTCAGTAGTGCCCCTGTTCAGGCGGCAGATAGCAGAGGGCGGGCCGGTTACGGTTACGCACCCGGAAGTAACCCGCTATTTCATGACAGTTGAGGAAGCGGCACAACTGGTTATTCAGGCCGGATCAATGGCCAGTGGCGGGGAGGTGTTTGTGCTGGATATGCATGATCCAATCCGCATTGTTGATCTGGCACGTAAAATGATCCACCTGATGGGTTACGATGTGAAAGACGAAAATGCTCACAGGGGCGACATCGCCATTGAGTATTCTGGTTTGCGACCGGGTGAAAAACTGTTCGAAGAGTTGCTGATTGGGGAATCGGTAACTGGGACAGACCATCCAAAAATAATGCGTGCCGAGGAAGGATTTCTGCCCTGGGAACATCTGCAGCCCATGCTGGATGAGCTGCATCAAGCCTGTCAAAACCTGGACCTTTTGCGTATCAGAGAACTGCTGATTGAGGCAGTTGATGGCTTTGAGCCAATATCGCTGAAGGATGACCCCTTATGGACGGTGCCTGATCAGGTTGTGGAGCTGCCAGCGGTGTCAGGCACGGTGACTGCAAAAGTCAAATCTGCCAAAGTGACACCGCTGCACAAGCGCTCCTGA
- a CDS encoding MraY family glycosyltransferase, with the protein MTDLTGPEPAGLILLTGFLLSTGVCALLVRFARHRLLDVPVARSAHSHATPRGGGIAIAISLFLMLSLFTLNGTLSVWQWLILMCASPVALIGFLDDLHALPVRIRLPLHLLNAALVLLLLGPVPEPFFSGWLSMPDWLQMLILIVALVWLLNLYNFMDGIDTLAVAQCVFVCGAVGLMLWSLADPLMWVCAALVAATLGFMVWNIPPARLFMGDVGSTYLGFILGVLGLMTHYSGVLSVWVWVLLMATFIADTTYTLLRRALAGVSVTEGHSSHTYQRLARRWGNHWKVTAAFTTVNLCWSLPFAWLALTYPEYGVVLAFSGIVPLMALAAALGAGKQG; encoded by the coding sequence ATGACGGATCTTACCGGCCCGGAGCCAGCCGGATTGATACTGCTGACAGGGTTTTTGCTAAGTACCGGCGTTTGTGCGCTGCTTGTCAGGTTTGCCCGTCACCGGCTTCTGGATGTGCCGGTTGCGCGCAGCGCTCACAGCCATGCCACACCAAGAGGTGGCGGCATTGCCATTGCTATCAGTCTGTTCCTGATGCTGTCACTGTTTACCCTGAATGGCACACTCAGCGTCTGGCAGTGGTTGATATTGATGTGTGCATCCCCGGTTGCCCTGATCGGATTTCTGGATGATCTGCATGCCTTACCGGTTCGAATACGTCTGCCCCTGCACCTGCTGAACGCAGCACTGGTCTTACTGTTATTGGGTCCGGTGCCAGAGCCGTTTTTCAGTGGCTGGTTAAGCATGCCCGACTGGTTACAAATGCTGATTCTGATCGTTGCACTGGTCTGGTTATTGAATCTTTACAACTTCATGGATGGCATTGATACCCTGGCTGTAGCTCAATGCGTATTCGTGTGTGGCGCGGTCGGTTTAATGCTGTGGTCTCTGGCTGATCCGCTGATGTGGGTTTGTGCCGCTCTGGTGGCAGCCACCCTCGGATTTATGGTGTGGAATATTCCTCCGGCGCGTCTATTTATGGGTGATGTCGGTAGTACCTATCTTGGGTTCATACTAGGCGTGCTGGGTTTAATGACGCACTACTCAGGTGTGTTGTCAGTCTGGGTCTGGGTACTGCTGATGGCGACATTTATTGCCGACACCACCTATACCTTATTGAGACGTGCCCTGGCCGGAGTCTCTGTAACGGAAGGCCACAGCTCACATACCTACCAGCGACTGGCCAGGCGGTGGGGAAATCACTGGAAGGTTACGGCTGCTTTTACAACCGTGAATCTTTGTTGGTCATTACCATTTGCCTGGCTCGCGTTAACATACCCCGAATATGGGGTGGTGCTGGCATTCTCTGGTATAGTACCGTTAATGGCTCTGGCCGCTGCGCTTGGTGCGGGAAAGCAAGGATAG
- a CDS encoding lipopolysaccharide assembly protein LapA domain-containing protein — protein sequence MQGLKRWLTILLLLLIVLLSAGFSLWNTVPVPLSFGIVSFADRPLAVWVIAAFCLGGLCGLVLGAGVVRDVRLRLRIRRLEKELASRPRFPPAEREI from the coding sequence ATGCAAGGATTAAAACGCTGGCTTACGATATTGCTGCTCTTGCTGATAGTGTTGCTGAGCGCTGGTTTCAGCTTGTGGAATACAGTTCCGGTTCCGCTGTCCTTTGGCATTGTCAGTTTTGCAGATCGACCATTGGCCGTATGGGTCATCGCTGCCTTCTGCCTGGGTGGATTATGTGGTCTGGTCCTGGGAGCAGGGGTGGTGCGTGATGTCAGACTGCGCCTGAGGATACGCCGACTGGAGAAAGAGCTGGCCAGTCGTCCCCGTTTTCCGCCCGCGGAACGGGAAATTTGA
- the pheA gene encoding prephenate dehydratase, protein MQKTDDVIRVAFLGPPGTFSHAAVDRAFSEDGRTLDYHSVASIDDVFLDVEAGQSDFGVVPVENSTEGAVNTTLDCLIDTSLSIVGEVFIPIEHNLLLQPGADMVDVRRIVSHKQSLGQCRLWLRSHYPDIELLDVSSNAEAARLAAEDPSTAAIAGLKAAELYGLNVVVAGIQDRRNNTTRFLTLARVRNTQPSGADKTSIIVYAENKPGSLFRLLEPFDRFQVSLTRLETRPARDDMWSYVFFIDFEGHSDDAAVKQVFSQLTERVVKIKNLGSYTRASS, encoded by the coding sequence ATGCAGAAGACTGATGATGTTATCAGGGTGGCCTTCCTCGGGCCGCCCGGAACGTTTTCGCACGCTGCCGTCGATCGCGCGTTCAGTGAGGACGGCCGTACTCTGGATTATCACAGTGTTGCCAGCATTGATGACGTATTTCTGGATGTGGAAGCCGGGCAGTCAGATTTCGGAGTGGTGCCGGTAGAGAACTCCACGGAGGGAGCAGTCAATACGACCCTGGACTGCCTTATCGATACCTCACTCAGCATCGTTGGTGAGGTGTTTATTCCCATAGAGCACAACCTTTTGCTGCAGCCCGGCGCTGATATGGTCGATGTGCGCCGCATTGTTTCCCACAAGCAATCACTGGGCCAGTGCCGCTTGTGGTTGCGTAGCCACTACCCCGATATTGAATTGCTGGATGTGAGCAGCAACGCTGAGGCGGCAAGACTTGCTGCCGAAGATCCGTCAACAGCCGCCATTGCAGGTTTGAAAGCTGCCGAATTGTATGGCTTGAACGTCGTGGTGGCGGGCATTCAGGACAGGCGCAATAACACCACCCGTTTTCTGACGCTTGCACGTGTGCGTAATACGCAGCCGAGCGGTGCCGACAAGACCTCTATCATCGTGTACGCCGAAAACAAACCTGGCTCCCTGTTTCGCCTGCTTGAGCCGTTTGACCGATTTCAGGTCAGCCTGACCCGGCTTGAGACCCGACCTGCCCGCGATGATATGTGGTCCTATGTATTCTTTATAGATTTCGAGGGGCACAGCGACGATGCAGCAGTTAAACAGGTCTTCAGCCAGTTGACCGAGCGTGTTGTTAAAATCAAGAACCTGGGTTCGTATACTCGTGCATCTTCTTGA
- the pyrF gene encoding orotidine-5'-phosphate decarboxylase, whose amino-acid sequence MKDSNCIIVALDFEERQQALDLVRELDPSQCRVKVGKELFTRFGPDLVREIQALGFEIFLDLKFHDIPNTVNKAVRAAAELGVWMLTLHASGGAAMLQAARDAVQGMDHPPLLVAVTVLTSLESSDLAVQGIERSVEEQVQRLASLAQGNGMDGVVCSAAEAVSLRKLLSENFLLVTPGIRPTGANADDQKRIVTPADAVQSGSNYLVIGRPITRARDPHLKLSEIQAEILAN is encoded by the coding sequence GTGAAGGACAGCAACTGTATAATCGTCGCCCTGGATTTTGAAGAAAGACAGCAGGCATTGGATCTTGTCCGTGAACTTGATCCTTCTCAATGCCGTGTCAAAGTCGGTAAGGAGTTGTTTACTCGCTTTGGGCCCGATCTGGTGCGTGAAATTCAGGCGCTGGGATTTGAGATCTTTCTCGACCTCAAGTTTCATGATATTCCCAATACTGTTAACAAGGCCGTGCGCGCTGCGGCTGAGCTTGGTGTCTGGATGCTGACCCTGCATGCATCAGGCGGTGCTGCCATGTTGCAGGCGGCGCGGGATGCCGTGCAGGGCATGGATCACCCCCCGCTGCTTGTTGCTGTCACGGTCTTGACCAGCCTGGAGTCCAGCGATCTGGCTGTGCAGGGCATCGAACGCAGTGTCGAAGAGCAGGTGCAGCGCCTGGCTTCGTTAGCCCAGGGCAACGGTATGGATGGTGTGGTCTGTTCGGCTGCCGAAGCGGTGTCATTGCGTAAACTTTTGAGCGAAAACTTTCTGTTGGTGACGCCCGGTATCCGGCCGACGGGGGCTAATGCCGATGATCAGAAGCGCATTGTAACGCCGGCAGACGCGGTCCAGTCTGGCAGCAATTATCTGGTGATCGGGCGGCCGATCACACGGGCTCGTGATCCGCATCTCAAATTGAGCGAGATTCAGGCAGAAATTTTGGCAAACTGA
- a CDS encoding ComEA family DNA-binding protein — protein MLKSDSKMGRFARSTLIASALAISATLSVPFAIADDDQPEVAAVMEEQVNINTANADMLALALDGVGMTRALDIIAYREEHGHFKTVDELERVRGIGKATLERNRHKILVKDESE, from the coding sequence ATGCTGAAATCTGATTCGAAAATGGGTCGGTTTGCTCGTTCAACATTGATCGCTTCCGCATTGGCCATTTCGGCCACGCTGTCAGTACCTTTCGCAATAGCAGACGACGATCAGCCAGAAGTGGCTGCCGTCATGGAGGAGCAGGTCAACATCAATACGGCCAATGCTGATATGTTGGCCCTGGCACTCGATGGCGTTGGTATGACGCGTGCGCTGGACATCATTGCCTATCGCGAGGAACATGGTCATTTTAAAACTGTAGATGAACTGGAGCGGGTTCGCGGAATAGGCAAGGCAACTCTGGAGCGTAATCGGCACAAAATTCTCGTGAAAGACGAGTCGGAGTGA
- the rpsA gene encoding 30S ribosomal protein S1, with protein sequence MSESFAELFEQSLIDVDMTPGAIVTGTIVNIDADWVTVHAGLKSEGVIPKSQFLDEDGEFTLNVGDTVKVALEAVEDGFGETRLSREKAKRAESWMELEAAFEKNEIVKGIINGKVKGGFTVDLNNIRAFLPGSLVDIRPIRDTAHLEGQLLEFKLIKLDQKRNNVVVSRRAVLEAVSSEERDELLATLQEGLVIKGIVKNLTDYGAFVDLGGVDGLLHITDMSWKRIKHPSEIVNVGDEIKVKVLKYDRERNRVSLGLKQLGEDPWVEIKSRYPENTVVKARVTNLTDYGCFAELEEGVEGLVHVSEMDWTNKNVHPSKIVQLGDEVDVMILDIDEERRRISLGIKQCYQNPWDRFAEQYNKGDKISGSIKSITDFGIFIGLEGNIDGLVHLSDISWDESGEDAVREYKKGDEIETVILSIDPERERISLGIKQLSEDPFANYVGEFEKGSIVKGTVTEVEAKSATVDLGNGVIGSLRASEISRDKVEDARNVLNVGDQLDVKVVSVDRKNRVLGLSVKAIEIDDEKAAIQDHKNQEAPAAGPTTIGDLIKAEMEKK encoded by the coding sequence ATGAGTGAAAGTTTCGCTGAATTATTTGAACAGAGTCTGATTGATGTTGATATGACCCCCGGTGCCATCGTGACCGGCACTATCGTGAACATCGATGCTGACTGGGTAACAGTCCACGCCGGACTGAAGTCCGAAGGGGTTATCCCCAAGAGCCAGTTCCTGGATGAAGATGGCGAATTTACCCTGAATGTGGGTGACACGGTCAAAGTTGCACTGGAAGCCGTTGAAGACGGGTTTGGTGAGACGCGCCTGTCCAGAGAGAAGGCCAAGCGGGCTGAGTCCTGGATGGAACTGGAAGCGGCTTTCGAGAAGAACGAAATCGTCAAAGGTATCATCAATGGCAAGGTCAAGGGTGGCTTCACGGTTGACCTCAACAATATCCGTGCCTTCCTGCCCGGATCACTGGTTGATATTCGTCCGATCCGTGACACAGCGCACCTGGAAGGCCAGCTGCTGGAATTCAAACTGATCAAACTGGACCAGAAGCGCAACAATGTAGTTGTGTCGCGTCGTGCCGTACTGGAAGCGGTCAGCTCTGAGGAGCGTGATGAGCTGCTGGCTACGTTGCAGGAAGGTCTGGTTATCAAGGGTATCGTCAAGAACCTGACTGACTACGGTGCATTCGTGGATCTGGGTGGTGTTGACGGCCTGCTGCACATCACTGACATGTCCTGGAAGCGCATCAAGCATCCGAGCGAAATCGTTAACGTGGGTGATGAGATCAAGGTCAAGGTACTGAAGTACGACCGCGAGCGTAACCGTGTATCTCTGGGTCTGAAGCAGCTGGGCGAAGATCCGTGGGTGGAAATCAAGTCACGTTATCCGGAAAACACTGTCGTCAAGGCGCGTGTGACCAATCTGACCGACTACGGCTGCTTTGCTGAGCTGGAAGAAGGTGTTGAAGGTCTGGTTCACGTCTCTGAAATGGATTGGACCAACAAGAATGTGCATCCGTCCAAGATCGTGCAGCTGGGTGACGAAGTAGACGTGATGATCCTGGATATCGACGAAGAGCGTCGTCGTATTTCTCTGGGCATCAAGCAGTGCTACCAGAATCCGTGGGATCGTTTCGCTGAGCAGTACAATAAGGGCGACAAGATCTCCGGCAGCATCAAGTCCATCACTGACTTCGGTATCTTTATCGGTCTGGAAGGCAACATCGATGGTCTGGTTCACCTGTCTGACATCTCCTGGGATGAAAGCGGTGAAGATGCGGTACGCGAGTACAAAAAGGGTGATGAAATCGAGACAGTCATTCTGTCCATCGACCCGGAGCGTGAGCGCATTTCTCTGGGCATCAAGCAGCTGTCCGAAGATCCGTTTGCCAACTACGTTGGTGAATTCGAGAAAGGCAGCATCGTTAAAGGTACCGTCACAGAAGTTGAAGCCAAGTCTGCAACAGTCGATCTCGGCAACGGTGTGATCGGTTCACTGCGCGCGTCTGAAATCAGCCGTGATAAAGTGGAAGATGCCCGCAATGTGCTTAATGTTGGCGACCAGCTTGATGTGAAGGTGGTCAGTGTTGATCGCAAGAACCGCGTACTGGGTTTATCGGTCAAGGCGATCGAGATTGACGATGAGAAAGCAGCGATCCAGGATCACAAGAATCAGGAAGCACCGGCAGCCGGTCCGACCACGATTGGTGATCTGATCAAAGCGGAAATGGAAAAGAAATAA
- the cmk gene encoding (d)CMP kinase, translating to MADTPVVTIDGPGGAGKGTISRLAAQRLGWHYLDSGALYRLLAMAAQRRQIALDDERALAALARQLDIRFGTGNDDSVWCDGEEVSAFIRTEQAGSHASLVAAIPAVREALLQRQRDFCQPPGLVADGRDMGTVVFPEAPVKIFLTASAEERAERRYKQLIAKGIDVKIGDLLADIRARDERDTQRAVAPLRPAEDAYSLDTTCLSISQVLDIVINKVQERV from the coding sequence ATGGCAGATACTCCGGTCGTGACTATTGACGGGCCCGGTGGCGCAGGCAAAGGCACTATCAGTCGTCTTGCCGCACAACGGCTGGGCTGGCATTACCTTGACAGTGGTGCATTGTATCGTCTGTTGGCGATGGCGGCGCAACGTCGGCAGATTGCGCTGGATGATGAGCGAGCGCTGGCAGCGTTGGCGCGACAGTTGGATATTCGTTTTGGCACGGGCAATGACGATAGTGTCTGGTGCGACGGCGAAGAGGTGTCTGCGTTTATTCGCACAGAGCAGGCCGGCAGCCATGCATCGCTGGTTGCCGCCATTCCGGCCGTTCGCGAGGCGCTGCTGCAGCGCCAGCGGGACTTTTGTCAGCCTCCCGGACTGGTGGCTGATGGTCGTGATATGGGGACGGTAGTTTTCCCTGAAGCCCCGGTCAAAATTTTTCTGACAGCCTCTGCTGAAGAGCGTGCAGAACGGCGCTATAAGCAGTTGATTGCAAAGGGTATTGATGTTAAGATCGGCGACCTTTTGGCGGATATCCGGGCGCGTGACGAGCGCGATACCCAGCGAGCCGTGGCACCATTACGGCCGGCTGAGGATGCGTACAGTCTTGATACGACTTGTCTGAGTATCTCTCAGGTGCTTGATATTGTTATCAATAAAGTTCAAGAGAGAGTCTGA
- a CDS encoding prephenate dehydrogenase — translation MHLLENKTVLIIGLGLIGGSVARGLAAGRHCRRILACGRDEGPLQTALLDGVIDGYATTPDTLVPDADIILLATPTLTVARVLEQISDLLRADAIVTDAASVKGSVLADARRILGSASSRFVAGHPIAGSEQSGYQASRADLYQQRKVILTPVAENQTVAVQTVMQLWQCLGADVHAMSAGRHDRILAGTSHLPHLLAFALVNTLVDKVGEPDRPQQVFDYAAGGFADFSRIASSDPVMWRDIFLANREATVSVLDAYMNSLTDMKRLLLQADGVALQTGFARAKSVRDDFIRRFRAGQSALDVPEPESSRPLRVTPAVCIKGDCWLSSGAEGARAALLGALATGQKTLIRGFPEDRQSLQLVQKLNAAGTPISGPEQGELLVFAGDQKTVNLSLGADPLLIAVIGLAASCLPASSVVIRDGLGDEAALSGLPALWSELGLNLSVQDNKDLQIAALVTTMTGGTRLDVPVGSLSLAESLALVAWGLTGDQELEIALETSECAALWHRLRPWRDSGLQITLADSTTVQVKSGLWAADVHQIDCDHDTELALLTAALVATGAHEMTLTAVGDLAAQYPGLLVTLGSLGFKIKELV, via the coding sequence GTGCATCTTCTTGAAAATAAAACAGTTCTTATAATTGGTCTGGGGCTGATTGGCGGCTCTGTGGCGCGTGGACTGGCGGCCGGTCGACACTGTCGACGCATCCTGGCCTGTGGCCGCGACGAGGGGCCTTTACAGACGGCTTTGCTGGATGGGGTTATCGATGGTTATGCCACTACGCCAGATACATTGGTGCCGGATGCCGATATTATTCTGCTGGCAACACCAACGCTGACTGTTGCCCGTGTGCTGGAGCAGATCAGCGATCTGCTGCGTGCCGATGCGATCGTAACTGACGCGGCAAGTGTCAAAGGCAGCGTGCTCGCCGATGCGCGCCGCATCCTGGGATCAGCCAGCTCACGCTTTGTTGCCGGGCATCCCATTGCCGGATCGGAACAGAGTGGTTATCAGGCCTCCAGAGCCGATCTCTATCAGCAGCGCAAAGTCATTCTGACGCCGGTGGCAGAAAACCAGACAGTGGCAGTTCAGACGGTAATGCAGCTCTGGCAGTGTCTTGGGGCTGATGTACACGCCATGAGTGCCGGACGTCACGACAGGATCCTTGCCGGTACCAGCCATTTGCCGCATTTACTTGCGTTTGCTCTGGTTAACACGCTTGTCGATAAGGTTGGAGAACCCGATCGCCCGCAGCAGGTGTTTGACTATGCGGCTGGTGGCTTCGCCGATTTCAGTCGCATCGCGTCAAGCGATCCGGTGATGTGGCGCGATATATTTCTGGCCAACCGGGAGGCTACGGTGTCTGTGCTGGATGCCTACATGAACTCGTTGACTGACATGAAGCGTCTTTTGCTGCAGGCCGATGGGGTTGCGCTGCAGACCGGGTTCGCGCGCGCCAAATCAGTGAGGGACGATTTTATCCGTCGATTCAGGGCCGGTCAGTCTGCTCTGGATGTCCCTGAGCCTGAGTCATCGCGGCCACTTCGCGTGACGCCGGCAGTCTGTATAAAGGGTGATTGTTGGCTGTCATCCGGGGCAGAAGGTGCCCGTGCAGCCCTGCTGGGTGCTCTGGCTACGGGGCAAAAAACCTTGATCCGTGGCTTTCCGGAGGACAGGCAATCATTGCAGCTTGTGCAAAAGTTGAATGCTGCCGGCACGCCAATCAGTGGCCCTGAGCAGGGTGAGCTATTGGTTTTCGCTGGCGATCAGAAGACAGTGAATCTGTCGCTGGGCGCTGACCCGCTGCTCATCGCGGTCATCGGTCTGGCGGCTTCCTGCCTGCCAGCGTCTTCTGTTGTTATTCGTGACGGGCTGGGTGACGAGGCGGCGCTGAGCGGTTTGCCCGCGCTATGGTCTGAACTTGGCCTGAACCTGTCGGTGCAGGATAACAAAGACCTGCAGATCGCGGCACTGGTGACGACCATGACCGGTGGCACGCGACTGGATGTGCCGGTCGGCAGTCTGTCGCTTGCGGAGAGTCTGGCACTGGTTGCATGGGGGCTGACCGGAGATCAGGAACTTGAAATTGCGTTAGAGACTTCAGAGTGCGCCGCTTTATGGCATCGGCTCCGCCCCTGGCGAGACTCGGGGTTGCAGATCACACTGGCAGATTCGACAACCGTGCAGGTGAAAAGCGGACTCTGGGCAGCAGATGTGCATCAAATTGACTGCGATCACGATACCGAGCTGGCTCTACTGACGGCGGCTCTGGTGGCAACGGGAGCCCATGAGATGACTCTGACTGCTGTCGGAGACCTGGCCGCTCAGTATCCCGGTTTATTGGTCACACTAGGCAGTCTGGGTTTTAAAATCAAGGAACTGGTGTAA